The following are from one region of the Salmo trutta chromosome 22, fSalTru1.1, whole genome shotgun sequence genome:
- the LOC115158236 gene encoding repulsive guidance molecule A isoform X1: MLSTDPEDEHFESYSVDEQQSENSILTEWIGMGRSGPQNLAKRQLWNCITFTMVLLSLLLRPAHCQQCRIQRCNAEYVASTSPSSGLQEDSPSDVDYCIALRAYALCTRRTARSCRGDLVYHSAVFRIKELFTQHNCSSDGPTSSAKAPSTSRPVVSELCDYESRVLASGPAGQGKKYAHCGLFGDPHLRTFRDEFQTCKVEGAWPLIDNRYLSVQVTNVPVVLGSSATATSKITVIFKSYHGCTEQKVYQATTEDLPSAFQDGSRTGGEGGSLWIVEKVGAGGRLVTIQARYIGTSIIVRRVGRYLTFAIRMPEDTLDFSEENSGLQLCLHGCPRNELIKEHTLGRQPLHPRLPGSGSNPELGPLLPPHQIYTVERATAKCRETLQVEDIYFQSCVFDLLTTGDPEFSMAAYGALEDLKALPPSKLKQNSPRAPHVQQNRGGPHTLATATPSLVILLLLVLLLL; this comes from the exons ATGTTGTCTACAGATCCTGAAGATGAGCATTTTGAGAG CTACAGCGTCGATGAGCAGCAGTCGGAGAACTCCATTCTAACTGAATGGATTGGCATGGGGAGAAGCGGACCTCAAAACTTGGCTAAGCGGCAGCTTTGGAACTGTATTACTTTTACGATGGTTTTACTTTCGCTGCTGCTCCGACCAG CACACTGCCAACAGTGCCGGATCCAGCGCTGCAATGCGGAGTACGTggcctctacctctccctctagtgGTCTCCAGGAAGACTCCCCGTCCGATGTGGACTACTGCATCGCCCTGCGCGCCTACGCCCTGTGTACCCGCCGCACGGCGCGCAGCTGCAGGGGCGACCTGGTCTACCACTCGGCCGTGTTCCGTATCAAGGAGCTCTTCACCCAGCACAACTGCTCCAGCGACGGGCCCACCTCCTCGGCCAAGGCCCCTAGCACCTCCAGGCCAGTCGTGTCCGAGCTGTGCGACTATGAGAGCCGCGTGCTGGCCTCGGGCCCTGCCGGCCAGGGAAAGAAGTATGCCCACTGTGGATTATTCGGGGACCCACACCTACGGACTTTCCGGGACGAGTTCCAGACCTGCAAGGTGGAGGGGGCGTGGCCTCTTATCGATAACCGTTACCTGTCGGTGCAGGTGACCAACGTACCTGTTGTCCTGGGCTCCAGCGCCACCGCCACCAGCAAG ATAACAGTGATCTTCAAGTCGTACCACGGCTGTACAGAGCAGAAGGTGTACCAGGCCACCACCGAGGACCTTCCCTCTGCCTTCCAGGACGGCTCTCGGACTGGCGGGGAAGGGGGCAGTCTGTGGATCGTAGAAAAGGTTGGCGCCGGGGGCCGCCTGGTGACAATCCAGGCCCGCTACATTGGGACGTCCATCATAGTGCGCCGGGTGGGGCGCTACCTTACCTTCGCTATCCGCATGCCGGAGGACACCCTTGACTTTTCTGAGGAGAACAGTGGGCTGCAGCTTTGTCTGCACGGGTGCCCTCGCAACGAGCTCATCAAGGAGCACACGCTGGGGCGCCAGCCCCTTCACCCCCGCCTCCCGGGCTCCGGGTCTAACCCTGAGCTGGGGCCTCTACTGCCCCCACATCAGATCTACACAGTGGAGCGTGCCACAGCCAAGTGCAGGGAGACCCTGCAAGTAGAGGACATATACTTCCAGTCATGTGTGTTTGACTTGCTCACCACAGGGGACCCTGAGTTCTCCATGGCAGCCTACGGGGCCCTGGAGGATCTGAAGGCCCTTCCTCCCAGCAAACTGAAGCAAAACTCTCCCAGGGCTCCTCATGTTCAACAAAACAGAGGGGGGCCACACACATTGGCAACAGCCACCCCCAGTCTGGTCATACTCCTGCTCCTGGTTCTACTGCTTTTGTAA
- the LOC115158236 gene encoding repulsive guidance molecule A isoform X2: protein MPQICYSNLGYSVDEQQSENSILTEWIGMGRSGPQNLAKRQLWNCITFTMVLLSLLLRPAHCQQCRIQRCNAEYVASTSPSSGLQEDSPSDVDYCIALRAYALCTRRTARSCRGDLVYHSAVFRIKELFTQHNCSSDGPTSSAKAPSTSRPVVSELCDYESRVLASGPAGQGKKYAHCGLFGDPHLRTFRDEFQTCKVEGAWPLIDNRYLSVQVTNVPVVLGSSATATSKITVIFKSYHGCTEQKVYQATTEDLPSAFQDGSRTGGEGGSLWIVEKVGAGGRLVTIQARYIGTSIIVRRVGRYLTFAIRMPEDTLDFSEENSGLQLCLHGCPRNELIKEHTLGRQPLHPRLPGSGSNPELGPLLPPHQIYTVERATAKCRETLQVEDIYFQSCVFDLLTTGDPEFSMAAYGALEDLKALPPSKLKQNSPRAPHVQQNRGGPHTLATATPSLVILLLLVLLLL, encoded by the exons ATGCCACAAATCTGTTATTCAAACCTAGG CTACAGCGTCGATGAGCAGCAGTCGGAGAACTCCATTCTAACTGAATGGATTGGCATGGGGAGAAGCGGACCTCAAAACTTGGCTAAGCGGCAGCTTTGGAACTGTATTACTTTTACGATGGTTTTACTTTCGCTGCTGCTCCGACCAG CACACTGCCAACAGTGCCGGATCCAGCGCTGCAATGCGGAGTACGTggcctctacctctccctctagtgGTCTCCAGGAAGACTCCCCGTCCGATGTGGACTACTGCATCGCCCTGCGCGCCTACGCCCTGTGTACCCGCCGCACGGCGCGCAGCTGCAGGGGCGACCTGGTCTACCACTCGGCCGTGTTCCGTATCAAGGAGCTCTTCACCCAGCACAACTGCTCCAGCGACGGGCCCACCTCCTCGGCCAAGGCCCCTAGCACCTCCAGGCCAGTCGTGTCCGAGCTGTGCGACTATGAGAGCCGCGTGCTGGCCTCGGGCCCTGCCGGCCAGGGAAAGAAGTATGCCCACTGTGGATTATTCGGGGACCCACACCTACGGACTTTCCGGGACGAGTTCCAGACCTGCAAGGTGGAGGGGGCGTGGCCTCTTATCGATAACCGTTACCTGTCGGTGCAGGTGACCAACGTACCTGTTGTCCTGGGCTCCAGCGCCACCGCCACCAGCAAG ATAACAGTGATCTTCAAGTCGTACCACGGCTGTACAGAGCAGAAGGTGTACCAGGCCACCACCGAGGACCTTCCCTCTGCCTTCCAGGACGGCTCTCGGACTGGCGGGGAAGGGGGCAGTCTGTGGATCGTAGAAAAGGTTGGCGCCGGGGGCCGCCTGGTGACAATCCAGGCCCGCTACATTGGGACGTCCATCATAGTGCGCCGGGTGGGGCGCTACCTTACCTTCGCTATCCGCATGCCGGAGGACACCCTTGACTTTTCTGAGGAGAACAGTGGGCTGCAGCTTTGTCTGCACGGGTGCCCTCGCAACGAGCTCATCAAGGAGCACACGCTGGGGCGCCAGCCCCTTCACCCCCGCCTCCCGGGCTCCGGGTCTAACCCTGAGCTGGGGCCTCTACTGCCCCCACATCAGATCTACACAGTGGAGCGTGCCACAGCCAAGTGCAGGGAGACCCTGCAAGTAGAGGACATATACTTCCAGTCATGTGTGTTTGACTTGCTCACCACAGGGGACCCTGAGTTCTCCATGGCAGCCTACGGGGCCCTGGAGGATCTGAAGGCCCTTCCTCCCAGCAAACTGAAGCAAAACTCTCCCAGGGCTCCTCATGTTCAACAAAACAGAGGGGGGCCACACACATTGGCAACAGCCACCCCCAGTCTGGTCATACTCCTGCTCCTGGTTCTACTGCTTTTGTAA
- the LOC115158236 gene encoding repulsive guidance molecule A isoform X3: MPNFVIHASYSVDEQQSENSILTEWIGMGRSGPQNLAKRQLWNCITFTMVLLSLLLRPAHCQQCRIQRCNAEYVASTSPSSGLQEDSPSDVDYCIALRAYALCTRRTARSCRGDLVYHSAVFRIKELFTQHNCSSDGPTSSAKAPSTSRPVVSELCDYESRVLASGPAGQGKKYAHCGLFGDPHLRTFRDEFQTCKVEGAWPLIDNRYLSVQVTNVPVVLGSSATATSKITVIFKSYHGCTEQKVYQATTEDLPSAFQDGSRTGGEGGSLWIVEKVGAGGRLVTIQARYIGTSIIVRRVGRYLTFAIRMPEDTLDFSEENSGLQLCLHGCPRNELIKEHTLGRQPLHPRLPGSGSNPELGPLLPPHQIYTVERATAKCRETLQVEDIYFQSCVFDLLTTGDPEFSMAAYGALEDLKALPPSKLKQNSPRAPHVQQNRGGPHTLATATPSLVILLLLVLLLL, translated from the exons ATGCCCAACTTTGTTATTCATGCTAG CTACAGCGTCGATGAGCAGCAGTCGGAGAACTCCATTCTAACTGAATGGATTGGCATGGGGAGAAGCGGACCTCAAAACTTGGCTAAGCGGCAGCTTTGGAACTGTATTACTTTTACGATGGTTTTACTTTCGCTGCTGCTCCGACCAG CACACTGCCAACAGTGCCGGATCCAGCGCTGCAATGCGGAGTACGTggcctctacctctccctctagtgGTCTCCAGGAAGACTCCCCGTCCGATGTGGACTACTGCATCGCCCTGCGCGCCTACGCCCTGTGTACCCGCCGCACGGCGCGCAGCTGCAGGGGCGACCTGGTCTACCACTCGGCCGTGTTCCGTATCAAGGAGCTCTTCACCCAGCACAACTGCTCCAGCGACGGGCCCACCTCCTCGGCCAAGGCCCCTAGCACCTCCAGGCCAGTCGTGTCCGAGCTGTGCGACTATGAGAGCCGCGTGCTGGCCTCGGGCCCTGCCGGCCAGGGAAAGAAGTATGCCCACTGTGGATTATTCGGGGACCCACACCTACGGACTTTCCGGGACGAGTTCCAGACCTGCAAGGTGGAGGGGGCGTGGCCTCTTATCGATAACCGTTACCTGTCGGTGCAGGTGACCAACGTACCTGTTGTCCTGGGCTCCAGCGCCACCGCCACCAGCAAG ATAACAGTGATCTTCAAGTCGTACCACGGCTGTACAGAGCAGAAGGTGTACCAGGCCACCACCGAGGACCTTCCCTCTGCCTTCCAGGACGGCTCTCGGACTGGCGGGGAAGGGGGCAGTCTGTGGATCGTAGAAAAGGTTGGCGCCGGGGGCCGCCTGGTGACAATCCAGGCCCGCTACATTGGGACGTCCATCATAGTGCGCCGGGTGGGGCGCTACCTTACCTTCGCTATCCGCATGCCGGAGGACACCCTTGACTTTTCTGAGGAGAACAGTGGGCTGCAGCTTTGTCTGCACGGGTGCCCTCGCAACGAGCTCATCAAGGAGCACACGCTGGGGCGCCAGCCCCTTCACCCCCGCCTCCCGGGCTCCGGGTCTAACCCTGAGCTGGGGCCTCTACTGCCCCCACATCAGATCTACACAGTGGAGCGTGCCACAGCCAAGTGCAGGGAGACCCTGCAAGTAGAGGACATATACTTCCAGTCATGTGTGTTTGACTTGCTCACCACAGGGGACCCTGAGTTCTCCATGGCAGCCTACGGGGCCCTGGAGGATCTGAAGGCCCTTCCTCCCAGCAAACTGAAGCAAAACTCTCCCAGGGCTCCTCATGTTCAACAAAACAGAGGGGGGCCACACACATTGGCAACAGCCACCCCCAGTCTGGTCATACTCCTGCTCCTGGTTCTACTGCTTTTGTAA
- the LOC115158236 gene encoding repulsive guidance molecule A isoform X4: MRWSDFSASERVRRNFKKLRPEFCMHERYDTLSHCQQCRIQRCNAEYVASTSPSSGLQEDSPSDVDYCIALRAYALCTRRTARSCRGDLVYHSAVFRIKELFTQHNCSSDGPTSSAKAPSTSRPVVSELCDYESRVLASGPAGQGKKYAHCGLFGDPHLRTFRDEFQTCKVEGAWPLIDNRYLSVQVTNVPVVLGSSATATSKITVIFKSYHGCTEQKVYQATTEDLPSAFQDGSRTGGEGGSLWIVEKVGAGGRLVTIQARYIGTSIIVRRVGRYLTFAIRMPEDTLDFSEENSGLQLCLHGCPRNELIKEHTLGRQPLHPRLPGSGSNPELGPLLPPHQIYTVERATAKCRETLQVEDIYFQSCVFDLLTTGDPEFSMAAYGALEDLKALPPSKLKQNSPRAPHVQQNRGGPHTLATATPSLVILLLLVLLLL, translated from the exons ATGCGTTGGTCAGACTTTTCGGCCTCTGAACGTGTCCGTCGTAACTTTAAAAAACTTCGGCCTGAGTTTTGTATGCATGAGCGGTACGACACGTTGT CACACTGCCAACAGTGCCGGATCCAGCGCTGCAATGCGGAGTACGTggcctctacctctccctctagtgGTCTCCAGGAAGACTCCCCGTCCGATGTGGACTACTGCATCGCCCTGCGCGCCTACGCCCTGTGTACCCGCCGCACGGCGCGCAGCTGCAGGGGCGACCTGGTCTACCACTCGGCCGTGTTCCGTATCAAGGAGCTCTTCACCCAGCACAACTGCTCCAGCGACGGGCCCACCTCCTCGGCCAAGGCCCCTAGCACCTCCAGGCCAGTCGTGTCCGAGCTGTGCGACTATGAGAGCCGCGTGCTGGCCTCGGGCCCTGCCGGCCAGGGAAAGAAGTATGCCCACTGTGGATTATTCGGGGACCCACACCTACGGACTTTCCGGGACGAGTTCCAGACCTGCAAGGTGGAGGGGGCGTGGCCTCTTATCGATAACCGTTACCTGTCGGTGCAGGTGACCAACGTACCTGTTGTCCTGGGCTCCAGCGCCACCGCCACCAGCAAG ATAACAGTGATCTTCAAGTCGTACCACGGCTGTACAGAGCAGAAGGTGTACCAGGCCACCACCGAGGACCTTCCCTCTGCCTTCCAGGACGGCTCTCGGACTGGCGGGGAAGGGGGCAGTCTGTGGATCGTAGAAAAGGTTGGCGCCGGGGGCCGCCTGGTGACAATCCAGGCCCGCTACATTGGGACGTCCATCATAGTGCGCCGGGTGGGGCGCTACCTTACCTTCGCTATCCGCATGCCGGAGGACACCCTTGACTTTTCTGAGGAGAACAGTGGGCTGCAGCTTTGTCTGCACGGGTGCCCTCGCAACGAGCTCATCAAGGAGCACACGCTGGGGCGCCAGCCCCTTCACCCCCGCCTCCCGGGCTCCGGGTCTAACCCTGAGCTGGGGCCTCTACTGCCCCCACATCAGATCTACACAGTGGAGCGTGCCACAGCCAAGTGCAGGGAGACCCTGCAAGTAGAGGACATATACTTCCAGTCATGTGTGTTTGACTTGCTCACCACAGGGGACCCTGAGTTCTCCATGGCAGCCTACGGGGCCCTGGAGGATCTGAAGGCCCTTCCTCCCAGCAAACTGAAGCAAAACTCTCCCAGGGCTCCTCATGTTCAACAAAACAGAGGGGGGCCACACACATTGGCAACAGCCACCCCCAGTCTGGTCATACTCCTGCTCCTGGTTCTACTGCTTTTGTAA